A genomic window from Thalassoroseus pseudoceratinae includes:
- the alaS gene encoding alanine--tRNA ligase, with product MKTDEIREKYLSFFEKQGCVRRPSDVLVPREDPTVLFTPAGMNQFKEQFMGINIDYTRATTCQKCLRTGDISNVGVTAYHHTFFEMLGNFSFGDYFKKEAIHWAWEFLTGKQWMNINPQQLTVSVYQGKHGFDEEAYRIWHEEIGLPDNRIAKLEEDENYWPASAPSEGPDGVCGPCSEIFYHPDGDSKEVEIWNLVFTQFNRVGDPPDNLRPLPKKNIDTGMGLERMASVMQGVRSNFEIDTLKQLCLAAGDVVGKKYSFDDPAGRPLRRIADHVRAVTFAIHEGVMPDKEKENYVVRQLLRRAVLEGYLLGKTEPFLHQLVPTVAEVMTSAYPELKETVASAQGTIKEEESQFLETIDRGLHHFESAVKSAGKSKSNQISGDDAFTLHTQEGFLIELVEAMANKKNLSVDRKRFDDLMLEFKDTSRGGESGFDSVMAEGPLDAIRKTSGPTEFLGYDSTTADGKIVGIIANKQLVESLEEVGHVLPVAVILDRTPFYGEAGGQVGDSGVLQADGLEFEVLTTQKQKELTLHIGHLKQGVLKLDQAVTAEVVSDRREGIRRAHTATHLLHYALHQTVGKDATQRGSKVDSDELRFDFAHGKSLTDDEIRQIEDIINERVSTGASVETAVMPIEEAKKLGAMALFGEKYPDRVRVVSIGEFSREFCGGTHLSNSGQVGLCKITSEEPVAKGVRRIKALTGPKALGQIRETENLVKELVTLLKTPGPAELPRRIEQLQEELRQTRKEVQKVASQNVSGLVDELIQNAETVGDVKIVTHVAENITREALRDFVDQLRQKGGPIAILLGAELDGKAALIAGVSKDLIKQGVKAGDAVKVAAKEVGGGGGGRPDMAEAGGKNPAALPAAIKAAADFYREKLGG from the coding sequence ATGAAAACAGACGAAATCCGCGAAAAATATCTCTCGTTCTTTGAAAAGCAAGGCTGCGTTCGGCGGCCCAGTGATGTGTTGGTGCCCCGCGAGGACCCAACCGTGCTGTTCACGCCCGCCGGGATGAATCAGTTCAAAGAACAGTTCATGGGCATCAACATTGATTACACCCGAGCAACCACCTGCCAAAAATGTCTGCGAACGGGCGATATCAGCAACGTCGGTGTGACGGCGTATCACCACACCTTCTTCGAGATGCTGGGCAATTTCTCGTTTGGTGATTATTTCAAGAAAGAAGCGATCCACTGGGCGTGGGAATTCCTGACCGGCAAGCAGTGGATGAACATCAATCCGCAGCAGCTCACAGTGAGTGTTTATCAAGGCAAACACGGATTCGATGAAGAAGCGTACCGTATCTGGCACGAGGAAATTGGTCTGCCGGACAATCGGATCGCGAAGCTCGAAGAAGACGAAAACTATTGGCCGGCCAGCGCTCCGAGTGAAGGTCCCGATGGGGTTTGTGGACCGTGTAGCGAGATCTTCTATCATCCCGATGGGGACTCGAAGGAAGTCGAGATTTGGAATCTCGTTTTCACACAGTTCAACCGTGTCGGTGATCCGCCGGACAACCTTCGCCCACTTCCCAAGAAGAACATCGACACCGGCATGGGGCTGGAACGGATGGCTTCGGTCATGCAAGGTGTGCGGAGCAACTTCGAGATCGACACCCTCAAGCAACTGTGTCTCGCCGCTGGCGACGTTGTTGGCAAGAAATACAGTTTCGACGATCCGGCCGGTCGTCCGCTGCGACGCATCGCTGACCACGTGCGAGCGGTGACATTCGCCATCCACGAAGGTGTGATGCCCGACAAGGAAAAAGAGAACTACGTCGTTCGGCAACTCCTGCGGCGGGCGGTGCTTGAGGGCTATTTGCTTGGGAAGACCGAACCGTTCCTGCACCAACTCGTTCCAACAGTTGCCGAGGTCATGACGTCGGCCTATCCGGAACTCAAAGAGACGGTGGCCAGCGCTCAGGGGACAATCAAAGAGGAAGAGTCGCAGTTCCTGGAAACTATTGATCGCGGACTTCACCATTTCGAATCCGCTGTGAAATCAGCCGGCAAATCAAAGAGCAACCAAATTTCCGGCGACGACGCTTTCACCCTCCACACGCAGGAAGGATTCCTGATTGAATTGGTGGAGGCGATGGCCAACAAGAAAAACTTGAGCGTCGACCGCAAACGTTTTGACGATTTGATGCTCGAGTTCAAGGATACCAGTCGAGGCGGAGAGTCCGGCTTCGATTCCGTCATGGCCGAAGGTCCGCTGGATGCCATCCGCAAAACAAGCGGACCGACCGAATTTCTCGGCTACGACAGCACAACCGCAGACGGGAAAATCGTCGGTATCATTGCCAACAAGCAATTGGTGGAGTCGCTTGAAGAAGTCGGCCATGTCTTGCCGGTGGCTGTCATTCTCGACCGCACACCGTTCTACGGGGAAGCAGGCGGGCAAGTCGGTGACAGTGGCGTGTTGCAGGCCGACGGGCTGGAATTTGAAGTCCTCACGACCCAGAAACAGAAGGAGCTCACACTTCACATCGGTCATTTGAAGCAGGGTGTTCTCAAGCTGGATCAAGCCGTGACCGCCGAAGTCGTATCCGACCGACGGGAAGGGATTCGTCGTGCTCACACCGCGACTCACCTGTTGCACTACGCCTTGCATCAGACAGTCGGGAAAGACGCTACGCAACGCGGCTCTAAAGTCGACAGCGATGAACTTCGCTTCGACTTCGCTCATGGCAAGTCATTGACGGATGACGAAATCCGCCAGATTGAAGACATCATCAACGAGAGAGTCAGCACCGGGGCCAGTGTCGAGACAGCCGTCATGCCAATCGAGGAGGCCAAGAAACTGGGAGCCATGGCGTTGTTCGGTGAGAAGTATCCCGATCGCGTGCGAGTCGTGAGCATTGGTGAATTCAGTCGCGAATTCTGCGGCGGCACGCATCTAAGCAACTCGGGACAAGTCGGCCTGTGCAAGATCACCAGTGAAGAACCCGTCGCCAAAGGTGTGCGGCGGATCAAAGCCCTTACGGGGCCAAAGGCACTCGGACAGATTCGCGAAACGGAAAACCTGGTCAAAGAGCTTGTGACCCTGCTGAAGACTCCTGGACCGGCCGAATTGCCGCGACGGATCGAACAGTTGCAGGAAGAACTTCGCCAAACACGCAAGGAAGTTCAGAAGGTTGCCAGCCAGAACGTTTCCGGACTCGTTGATGAACTGATCCAGAATGCTGAGACGGTTGGTGACGTGAAGATCGTCACGCATGTCGCGGAGAACATCACTCGCGAAGCGTTGCGAGATTTCGTCGACCAACTCCGACAAAAAGGCGGACCGATCGCGATTTTGTTGGGAGCCGAACTCGACGGTAAAGCCGCGTTGATCGCCGGTGTGAGCAAAGACCTGATCAAACAAGGCGTGAAAGCGGGAGATGCAGTCAAAGTCGCTGCGAAAGAAGTCGGTGGTGGTGGCGGAGGTCGACCAGATATGGCCGAAGCCGGCGGAAAAAATCCGGCGGCGTTGCCAGCTGCCATCAAAGCGGCTGCAGACTTCTACCGCGAAAAACTCGGCGGTTGA
- a CDS encoding serine hydrolase domain-containing protein: protein MTHAVLIALLLVSLPSAQPNSQVANEAATMIDRETQAALESAIIDFMSLVDAKAATVAVSRNGKLLYSAGFGFHDQNKQTPVSPKALFRIASVSKPMTAAAIKTAIRTGKLSLDTKAFELLEMSKAHGEPADPRLKNITIGHLLKHEGGWDRDIGFDPMFQGVRILQTAQPDANITASDVVEYMWQQPLQFTPGEKSVYSNFGYCVLGRVLEKTYDKPFIKVMQKLVFEPKTIDEVRLGTSDSGKRPQNEVEYPIRDSAFLLDVMDAHGGMIASAPALCRFLDAYWISGEPREPGPSYRYTFFGSLPGTTAMARQRSDGFNIAVLLNARRDDRIHDDLNVLKKAVDRVFDGKDAIE, encoded by the coding sequence ATGACGCACGCCGTTTTGATCGCTCTGTTGTTGGTTTCTCTTCCTTCCGCACAGCCAAACAGCCAAGTCGCGAATGAGGCCGCAACGATGATTGATCGCGAAACTCAAGCCGCGTTGGAATCTGCGATCATCGACTTTATGAGTCTCGTCGATGCCAAGGCGGCAACGGTGGCGGTTTCGCGAAACGGGAAGCTGCTGTACTCCGCCGGCTTCGGGTTTCACGATCAGAACAAGCAAACCCCGGTTTCTCCGAAGGCTTTGTTTCGCATTGCGAGTGTCAGCAAACCCATGACCGCGGCGGCAATCAAGACGGCGATCCGCACCGGGAAACTTTCGCTCGACACCAAGGCGTTTGAGTTGTTGGAGATGTCAAAAGCCCACGGTGAACCCGCAGACCCACGATTGAAGAACATCACCATCGGGCATTTGCTGAAACACGAAGGCGGTTGGGATCGTGATATTGGATTCGATCCCATGTTCCAAGGCGTGCGAATCCTGCAAACGGCCCAACCGGATGCGAACATCACCGCCAGTGATGTCGTGGAATACATGTGGCAGCAGCCGTTGCAGTTCACGCCCGGTGAAAAGTCCGTCTATTCGAACTTCGGCTACTGCGTGCTCGGCCGGGTTTTGGAAAAAACCTATGACAAGCCGTTCATCAAAGTCATGCAAAAATTGGTTTTCGAACCGAAGACCATCGACGAGGTTCGGTTGGGCACAAGTGATTCCGGCAAACGGCCGCAAAACGAAGTGGAATATCCAATCCGCGATAGTGCTTTTCTGCTCGACGTGATGGATGCGCACGGCGGAATGATCGCGTCGGCACCGGCGTTGTGTCGATTTCTCGATGCGTATTGGATCAGCGGGGAACCGCGTGAGCCGGGCCCGAGTTATCGCTACACATTCTTCGGCAGCTTACCGGGGACGACGGCCATGGCGCGACAACGCAGCGATGGATTCAACATTGCCGTTTTACTCAACGCGCGACGTGATGACCGAATCCACGATGATTTGAACGTGTTAAAGAAAGCGGTCGATCGCGTTTTCGATGGGAAAGACGCGATCGAATAG
- a CDS encoding MerR family transcriptional regulator: MTSSPPLQGELVAFTGTLASMTHREACELVEQNGGSATEHVAKQTTMLVVGDEGCPLDTDGQPTQRLVRFLEWQQRGAESRLVAESDWLRLIGLTDPSRQTRRLCTSETLSQLLNVSVSMVRRWERVGLIRPVKKVFRLAYFDFSEVSAARRLSELLEAGVSSTRLKASLEQIRELLPHVDRPLAQLEVLMQNRTTLLYRDDAGLIEPVSRQRYFDFTQVEQDDSPATLPGPIAIGEQAGDQTSEQETWTAERWFQEGCDYSDSGDLPSAINAFRLCLMEQATDPVVHFHLAETLYRAGQTAAARERYYAALEHDSQFIEAWTQLGCVLEETGETESALMAFDAALDIHSEYPDAHRHKAALLDGLRREDESRHHWQAYLDCDPRGPWAQEAKDRLQQIEHEE; encoded by the coding sequence ATGACAAGTTCTCCGCCGTTACAAGGAGAGCTGGTCGCGTTTACCGGTACGTTGGCCTCGATGACGCATCGAGAGGCGTGCGAACTCGTCGAGCAAAACGGAGGTTCCGCTACGGAGCATGTCGCGAAGCAAACGACGATGCTGGTTGTCGGCGATGAGGGGTGCCCGCTCGACACCGATGGGCAACCAACGCAGCGACTCGTTCGTTTCCTGGAATGGCAGCAACGTGGAGCGGAATCACGGTTGGTCGCCGAGTCGGATTGGCTTCGACTCATCGGGTTGACCGATCCGTCCCGGCAGACACGGCGACTGTGTACCAGCGAAACGCTGAGTCAGTTGCTGAACGTTTCCGTCTCGATGGTTCGCCGGTGGGAACGCGTTGGGTTGATTCGTCCAGTCAAGAAGGTCTTCCGGTTGGCGTACTTCGATTTCTCCGAAGTGTCTGCCGCTCGGCGGTTGAGTGAATTGCTTGAGGCGGGGGTCTCCAGCACGCGACTCAAAGCGAGCTTGGAGCAGATTCGGGAACTGTTGCCACACGTCGATCGACCATTGGCACAACTCGAAGTGCTGATGCAGAACCGAACCACCCTGCTCTATCGAGACGACGCCGGTTTGATCGAGCCTGTTAGCCGTCAACGATACTTCGATTTCACGCAAGTCGAGCAGGACGACTCTCCCGCGACATTGCCCGGTCCGATTGCGATCGGCGAACAGGCTGGCGATCAAACTTCGGAACAAGAGACGTGGACCGCCGAGCGTTGGTTTCAAGAAGGATGCGACTACAGCGATTCCGGCGATTTGCCATCGGCGATCAACGCGTTTCGTTTGTGTTTGATGGAACAGGCCACCGATCCGGTCGTTCATTTTCATTTGGCGGAAACGTTGTACCGAGCTGGCCAAACCGCCGCTGCTCGTGAACGGTACTACGCGGCGTTAGAACATGATTCCCAGTTCATCGAAGCGTGGACGCAACTCGGGTGCGTTCTTGAGGAAACTGGGGAAACGGAATCCGCATTGATGGCATTCGACGCGGCTTTGGATATCCACTCCGAATACCCCGACGCCCACCGTCACAAAGCTGCCTTACTCGACGGATTGCGTCGCGAAGACGAGTCACGGCACCATTGGCAAGCCTATTTGGATTGCGACCCGCGTGGCCCGTGGGCTCAGGAAGCTAAAGATCGTCTGCAACAAATCGAACACGAAGAATGA
- a CDS encoding SIR2 family protein, protein MTAYADYQEHCITMIRGIISDRGCQPILFAGSGLSKRFFDAPSWDELLDHLCNSCPSIKYDYGYYKQKHNDLPTIGSEIAEHYREWAWSKSGKKRFPSELFSSEQPTDIYLKHCVAEHFRKITPTPSRIKTAAAKRELEALREIQPHAVISTNYDEFLERVFPDFEPIVGQQILRANYVSVGEVFKIHGCATDPTSLVLTSEDYSEWTRKKKYLSAKLLTYFAEHPLVFLGYSGSDDNIRAILSDIDEILAEPDGLVSNLIFVTFRRNAKSAESLPVEKLIELRDGRSIRVRNIDASDYEWIFRALGTGAPIEKVDPKILRALLARNYDLVRHDIPRKTVQIDFSTLEHAVNTDGQFAHLLGISTLDNPSVFNAVYPYTLTSVAKELGFSYWSHANKLLKQIEDEHGVDIKSFDNKYHITVKVGASDTSVAQKYSQACVDLLAAVRDGLPYSVDHTELSGPEQ, encoded by the coding sequence ATGACAGCGTACGCGGATTACCAAGAACATTGCATCACGATGATTAGAGGTATCATCAGCGATCGTGGCTGCCAACCGATCCTCTTCGCTGGCTCGGGACTCTCAAAGCGTTTTTTTGATGCTCCGAGCTGGGATGAGTTACTCGACCATCTTTGCAATTCATGCCCGTCGATTAAGTACGACTACGGATACTACAAACAAAAGCACAACGATCTTCCTACGATCGGGTCGGAGATCGCTGAGCATTATCGGGAATGGGCTTGGTCAAAATCAGGCAAGAAAAGATTTCCCTCAGAACTATTCAGTTCCGAGCAGCCCACTGACATTTACCTAAAACACTGCGTTGCCGAACACTTCCGTAAAATTACACCTACGCCATCCCGAATAAAGACTGCGGCTGCCAAAAGAGAGTTAGAGGCACTTCGAGAAATACAGCCTCATGCAGTGATTTCGACGAATTACGATGAATTCTTGGAACGTGTGTTCCCAGACTTCGAGCCGATTGTTGGCCAACAAATCCTCCGAGCAAATTACGTTAGCGTCGGAGAGGTTTTCAAGATCCATGGTTGCGCAACAGATCCAACATCACTGGTTCTTACATCCGAGGACTACAGCGAGTGGACACGCAAGAAGAAGTACCTAAGTGCCAAACTTCTCACTTACTTCGCGGAGCATCCACTGGTCTTTCTTGGTTATAGCGGATCCGATGACAATATTAGAGCAATCCTTTCCGACATTGACGAGATCCTCGCTGAACCAGATGGCTTAGTTTCAAATCTGATTTTCGTAACATTCCGACGTAATGCGAAGTCGGCTGAAAGTCTGCCAGTCGAAAAGCTGATTGAACTTCGGGATGGCCGGTCGATTCGCGTACGGAATATCGACGCATCCGACTATGAGTGGATATTTCGTGCTCTTGGTACTGGAGCACCGATCGAGAAAGTCGATCCAAAAATTTTGCGTGCATTACTCGCAAGGAATTATGACCTCGTGCGACATGACATTCCGAGAAAGACCGTGCAAATCGATTTTTCGACGCTTGAGCATGCCGTAAACACTGACGGGCAATTTGCACACTTGCTTGGGATCTCGACCTTAGATAATCCGAGCGTCTTCAATGCCGTCTATCCATATACGCTGACAAGTGTCGCAAAAGAGCTCGGGTTCTCGTACTGGTCGCATGCAAACAAACTTCTAAAGCAGATCGAAGACGAGCACGGCGTCGATATCAAGAGCTTTGATAACAAGTATCACATTACCGTAAAGGTCGGCGCTTCAGACACGTCGGTCGCACAAAAGTATTCGCAAGCCTGCGTC